In one Variovorax sp. V213 genomic region, the following are encoded:
- a CDS encoding ABC transporter permease produces MTASTMQAHTAAVPVAPKPRTRTSWRHWLAQRPSVFTLALIVLVSLVVGVINPSFFQLPVLFDIVRACTVLGLFALGVLIVLAAGGIDVSFAAIAALTMYSITKLVLNYFPEAPIALLLVAGAVSGALLGVLNGLLVHWLKAPSLIVTIGTQYLYRGILLTFVGTVFFMNVPLPMDAFGKLALWRFDTPQGLHAVLPATVLVLAGAAVLTWWLLNRTLMGRAVYAIGGSLAIAERLGYNLRTVHVFVFAYAGFLSGLAGIVHVSSTRLANPFDLVGNELDVIAAVILGGARITGGSGTVGGTLLGVVLVTLINNVLILAGVPSTWQKVIIGAFILVAGACFAMRKRA; encoded by the coding sequence ATGACCGCTTCCACCATGCAAGCGCACACCGCCGCCGTGCCCGTGGCCCCCAAGCCCCGCACGCGCACGTCCTGGCGCCACTGGCTCGCGCAGCGCCCCTCGGTCTTCACGCTGGCGTTGATCGTGCTCGTGAGCCTGGTGGTGGGCGTGATCAACCCCAGCTTCTTCCAGCTGCCGGTGCTGTTCGACATCGTGCGTGCCTGCACCGTGCTGGGCCTGTTCGCGCTCGGCGTGCTGATCGTGCTGGCGGCCGGCGGCATCGACGTGTCGTTTGCGGCCATTGCCGCACTCACGATGTACAGCATCACCAAGCTCGTGCTGAACTACTTTCCGGAAGCGCCGATTGCGCTGCTGCTGGTGGCGGGCGCGGTGAGCGGTGCCCTGCTCGGCGTGCTCAACGGCCTGCTGGTGCACTGGCTCAAGGCGCCTTCTTTGATCGTGACCATCGGCACGCAATACCTGTACCGCGGCATTCTTCTGACCTTCGTCGGCACCGTGTTCTTCATGAACGTGCCGCTGCCGATGGACGCCTTCGGCAAGCTCGCGCTCTGGCGTTTCGACACGCCGCAGGGCCTGCATGCGGTGCTGCCGGCGACCGTGCTGGTGCTGGCCGGCGCCGCGGTGCTGACCTGGTGGCTGCTGAACCGCACGCTGATGGGCCGCGCGGTGTACGCCATCGGCGGCAGCCTGGCGATCGCGGAGCGGCTGGGCTACAACCTGCGCACCGTTCACGTCTTCGTGTTCGCCTACGCGGGCTTCCTGTCGGGCCTCGCGGGCATCGTGCATGTGTCGAGCACGCGGCTGGCCAACCCTTTCGACCTGGTGGGCAACGAACTGGACGTGATCGCCGCCGTGATCCTGGGCGGCGCACGCATCACCGGCGGCAGCGGCACCGTGGGCGGTACGCTGCTCGGCGTGGTGCTGGTCACGCTGATCAACAACGTGCTGATCCTGGCGGGCGTGCCAAGCACCTGGCAGAAGGTCATCATCGGGGCCTTCATCCTGGTGGCGGGAGCCTGCTTCGCGATGCGCAAGAGGGCGTGA
- a CDS encoding GAD-like domain-containing protein, translated as MFGRIKLHPFIRANPPHADCAPATKELRDMYEGQLPAALLELWRKHGLGLYGRRQICLIDPRAWQSTLDRWIVSPPSATVRVPIALTPFGTLLFYRKLTASDEDVAALNPVTRSISILSWDLADLFNDVLSDPSQADEFIQPAMLETAQQQAGTLAPGEAYHVDPMLLSMQMLKITRTDALALHQKLRAQVDHEQAPPAPPPDSIRAALPAKYREAFKDVEGKDGHPSGLYLSTYIDWRRLVAFDADGSYQLLFWKNDHKTGEASGIRHYNGRYRMLDTEEGDCLLQLDLVFTSESLGSDANDDGLYLMHSGGQPLLLQAARLEDMATAIGGRATMGSSEHHFRPVRLDDPFPVEDSDGMDAPPFEDLPAALQALVHREPLKATIVEVGADSDPEDDTVMVWVDLGSNGGLRMNMPLMSPKGAPRALYGWVWQMDPARCGVGIRVRRDAAGAIVNGPETGDVLVSRAD; from the coding sequence ATGTTCGGCCGCATCAAGCTCCATCCATTCATCAGGGCGAACCCTCCGCACGCCGACTGCGCGCCCGCGACAAAGGAACTGCGGGACATGTACGAGGGGCAGTTGCCCGCCGCGCTGCTCGAGTTGTGGCGCAAGCACGGGCTCGGGCTCTACGGCCGCCGGCAGATCTGCCTGATCGATCCGCGGGCATGGCAGTCCACGCTCGACCGATGGATCGTTTCGCCGCCCAGCGCCACCGTGCGCGTGCCCATTGCGCTGACGCCATTCGGCACGCTTCTTTTCTACAGGAAGCTCACTGCTTCGGACGAGGACGTTGCGGCGCTGAACCCCGTGACCCGCAGCATCAGCATCCTGAGCTGGGACCTGGCGGATCTGTTCAACGACGTGCTGAGCGACCCGAGCCAGGCCGATGAATTCATCCAGCCGGCCATGCTCGAAACCGCGCAGCAGCAAGCAGGCACGCTCGCTCCCGGCGAGGCGTACCACGTCGATCCGATGCTGCTGTCCATGCAAATGCTGAAGATCACCAGGACGGATGCGCTCGCGCTTCACCAGAAGCTGCGCGCCCAGGTCGACCACGAGCAGGCGCCGCCCGCGCCGCCGCCGGACAGCATCCGCGCCGCCCTGCCCGCCAAATACCGCGAGGCCTTCAAGGACGTGGAAGGCAAAGACGGCCACCCGAGCGGGCTCTATCTGTCAACTTATATCGATTGGCGCCGCCTGGTTGCGTTCGACGCGGACGGCAGCTATCAACTGCTCTTCTGGAAGAACGACCACAAGACGGGCGAGGCATCGGGCATTCGGCACTACAACGGGCGGTATCGGATGCTCGACACCGAGGAAGGTGACTGCCTGCTGCAGCTGGACCTGGTGTTCACCAGCGAGTCCCTGGGCAGCGACGCCAACGATGACGGCCTGTACCTGATGCACAGCGGCGGACAGCCGCTGCTGCTGCAGGCCGCCCGCCTCGAGGACATGGCAACGGCCATCGGCGGGCGCGCAACGATGGGCAGCTCCGAACACCACTTCCGGCCCGTGCGGCTGGACGATCCTTTTCCTGTCGAGGACTCCGACGGAATGGACGCTCCACCCTTCGAGGACCTGCCGGCTGCGCTGCAGGCCCTGGTGCACCGCGAGCCGCTCAAGGCCACGATCGTCGAGGTCGGCGCCGACAGCGACCCGGAAGACGACACCGTGATGGTCTGGGTGGACCTGGGAAGCAACGGCGGGCTGCGGATGAACATGCCGCTCATGTCGCCCAAGGGCGCCCCGCGCGCACTCTACGGCTGGGTGTGGCAGATGGACCCGGCGCGTTGCGGCGTCGGCATCCGGGTGCGGCGCGACGCAGCAGGCGCCATCGTCAACGGGCCCGAGACCGGCGATGTCCTGGTCAGCCGGGCGGATTGA
- a CDS encoding DUF1963 domain-containing protein yields the protein MPEFANAQALRDSLRKAGLSDYARRIEASVRPVVMFVRRQERDDALPVGSSKMAGHPDLPPDVPWPVRPALAAPERHLAQLRRQIEDIRHPKPSMSAGDAEKLLQAMRTSGATEQDMALMRDRLLGPPRRDPKVDASRIAWLQARMAALQTEFPLAFIAQLDLGQLSALPGFDPKLPRSGMLAIFMDAMRDDDGETPLHRVYWHDAKPSALRRREWPVELQRWNDRWSSYGHPARPEDAWSRLPMADRLLPHSGLSVPHHWKTALPQHSSQAIWAWFREPDPLQLSPKLPPGDTAHGGNFGDRLGGWPDDIQGHAEDDVDPAGRHIAVPGRTPWRHLFSYGGEYHAGARRSDSVASGDGNHFLMIRDEDLAQRRFDRVRESYQST from the coding sequence ATGCCTGAATTTGCCAACGCCCAAGCCCTGCGCGACTCGCTGCGCAAAGCCGGACTGAGCGACTACGCCCGACGCATCGAGGCCTCGGTCCGGCCCGTGGTGATGTTCGTCCGCCGCCAGGAGAGAGACGACGCGCTGCCCGTCGGCAGCAGCAAGATGGCCGGCCATCCCGACCTGCCCCCCGACGTGCCATGGCCCGTGCGCCCCGCGCTGGCGGCGCCCGAGCGCCATCTGGCGCAACTTCGCAGGCAGATCGAGGACATCCGGCACCCCAAGCCGTCGATGTCCGCAGGCGACGCCGAGAAACTGCTGCAAGCGATGCGCACCAGCGGCGCCACCGAGCAAGACATGGCGCTCATGCGCGACAGGCTGCTCGGCCCCCCGCGGCGCGATCCCAAGGTCGACGCGAGCCGCATCGCGTGGCTGCAGGCCCGCATGGCCGCACTGCAGACCGAATTTCCACTCGCCTTCATCGCGCAGCTCGACCTGGGTCAGCTGTCTGCGCTGCCCGGCTTCGACCCGAAGCTGCCGCGCAGCGGCATGCTCGCCATCTTCATGGATGCGATGCGCGATGACGATGGCGAGACGCCGCTGCACCGCGTCTACTGGCACGACGCAAAGCCGTCCGCACTGCGGCGCCGCGAATGGCCCGTCGAACTCCAGCGCTGGAACGACCGCTGGTCTTCCTACGGCCATCCTGCGCGCCCCGAAGATGCCTGGTCCCGCCTGCCGATGGCCGACCGGCTGCTGCCGCACTCCGGCCTCAGCGTGCCGCATCACTGGAAGACGGCCCTGCCGCAGCACAGCAGCCAGGCGATCTGGGCCTGGTTCCGTGAGCCGGACCCGCTGCAGCTGTCGCCGAAGTTGCCGCCGGGGGACACCGCGCACGGCGGCAATTTCGGTGACCGGCTCGGTGGCTGGCCCGACGACATCCAGGGCCATGCCGAGGACGATGTGGACCCTGCCGGCAGGCACATCGCAGTGCCCGGCCGAACGCCCTGGCGGCACCTGTTTTCCTACGGGGGTGAGTACCATGCCGGCGCCCGCCGCTCGGATTCCGTGGCCAGTGGCGACGGCAACCACTTCCTCATGATCCGCGACGAGGACCTCGCGCAGCGCCGGTTCGACCGTGTTCGCGAGAGCTACCAGTCGACCTAA
- a CDS encoding GntR family transcriptional regulator: MSTARGLEPIAFSPVPLYTQVRETLRERILDGTYAPHAQLPSESEMVALFKVSRITVRQALSDLQRENLIFKIPGKGTFVAKPKVFQHLGQLEGFAEAMVRMGYEIRNQVTSHKTVPASPRVAQRLNLAEGSPVAQIKRVRHLNRAPVSYEVTYLPHAIGERLRQADLAGRDIFLILENDYGLALGHADLQIDAMLADEVLARALSVPEGTAVLRVERLTHTADGAPLDFEDLYFRGDAFQHRLRIARSHPTKAHP, from the coding sequence ATGTCCACTGCCAGGGGCCTTGAGCCCATCGCCTTTTCCCCCGTCCCGCTCTACACCCAGGTGCGCGAGACGCTGCGCGAGCGCATCCTCGACGGCACCTACGCACCGCATGCGCAACTGCCTTCGGAAAGCGAGATGGTCGCGCTGTTCAAGGTCAGCCGCATCACGGTGCGCCAGGCGCTCAGCGACCTGCAGCGCGAGAACCTGATCTTCAAGATCCCGGGCAAGGGCACCTTCGTCGCCAAGCCCAAGGTATTCCAGCACCTCGGCCAGCTCGAGGGCTTTGCCGAGGCGATGGTGCGCATGGGCTACGAGATCCGCAACCAGGTGACGAGCCACAAGACCGTGCCCGCTTCTCCCCGCGTAGCGCAGCGCCTGAACCTGGCCGAGGGATCGCCGGTCGCGCAGATCAAGCGCGTGCGCCACCTCAACCGCGCCCCGGTGTCCTACGAGGTGACCTACCTCCCGCATGCCATCGGCGAGCGGCTGCGCCAGGCGGACCTGGCCGGGCGAGACATCTTCCTGATCCTGGAGAACGACTACGGCCTGGCACTCGGCCACGCCGATCTGCAGATCGACGCGATGTTGGCCGACGAAGTGCTCGCGCGCGCGCTGAGCGTGCCCGAAGGCACCGCCGTGCTGCGCGTGGAACGCCTCACCCACACCGCCGACGGCGCGCCGCTGGATTTCGAAGACCTCTACTTCCGCGGCGATGCGTTCCAGCACCGGCTGCGCATCGCCCGCAGCCACCCGACGAAGGCCCACCCATGA
- a CDS encoding fumarate reductase/succinate dehydrogenase flavoprotein subunit: MNILTRTVDVLVIGGGTAGPMAAVKAKEANPALEVLLLEKANVKRSGAISMGMDGLNNAVVPGFATPEQYVKEITTANDGIVNQKTVMAYARNSYSMIEELDRWGVKFEKDETGDYAMRKVHHMGTYVLPMPEGHNIKNVLYRRLKRTRVEMSQRLVVTRLITAADGSIAGAMAFDCRTAEFHVLRAKAVVLATGAAGRLGLPASGYLFGTYENPTNAGDGYSMAYHAGAELSGIECFQINPLIKDYNGPACAYVTGPFGGHTTNNKGERFIECDYWSGQMMMEFYNELQGGNGPVFLKLNHLAEETIATIEQILHTNERPSRGRFHAGRGTDYRAQMVEMHISEIGLCSGHSASGVWVDEHARTTVPGLHAAGDLACVPHNYMLGAFVYGRLAGESAARHCAETELPALDQEQVAREHARVSAPLLRTGGLPPAQVEYKLRRMVNDYLQPPKVTRKMEIGLARFEQIHEDLEQLGAPGPHELMRAMEVHAIRDCAEMAARASLYRTESRWGLYHHRVDFPERNDRDWFCHTQLQKQGDAMVSFKRPVDPYIVPLETHEMSAYQRLRVPAAAREPVAA; encoded by the coding sequence ATGAACATCCTCACCCGCACCGTCGACGTGCTGGTCATCGGCGGCGGCACGGCCGGCCCGATGGCCGCCGTCAAGGCAAAAGAAGCCAACCCCGCGCTCGAAGTGCTGCTGCTGGAGAAGGCGAACGTCAAGCGCAGCGGCGCCATCTCGATGGGGATGGACGGCCTCAACAACGCGGTGGTGCCGGGCTTCGCCACGCCCGAGCAGTACGTCAAGGAGATCACCACCGCCAACGACGGCATCGTCAACCAGAAGACGGTGATGGCCTATGCGCGCAACAGCTACTCGATGATCGAGGAGCTCGACCGCTGGGGCGTCAAGTTCGAGAAGGACGAGACCGGCGACTACGCGATGCGCAAGGTGCACCACATGGGCACCTACGTGCTGCCGATGCCCGAGGGCCACAACATCAAGAACGTGCTGTACCGGCGCCTGAAGCGCACCCGCGTGGAGATGTCGCAGCGCCTGGTGGTGACGCGCCTCATCACCGCCGCCGACGGCAGCATCGCGGGCGCGATGGCCTTCGATTGCCGCACGGCCGAGTTTCACGTGCTCCGTGCCAAGGCCGTGGTGCTGGCCACCGGCGCGGCGGGCCGGCTGGGCCTGCCGGCCTCCGGCTACCTCTTCGGCACCTACGAGAACCCGACCAACGCGGGCGACGGCTACAGCATGGCCTACCACGCGGGTGCCGAACTCTCGGGCATCGAGTGCTTCCAGATCAACCCGCTCATCAAGGACTACAACGGCCCGGCCTGCGCCTACGTGACCGGCCCCTTCGGCGGCCACACCACCAACAACAAGGGCGAGCGCTTCATCGAGTGCGACTACTGGAGCGGCCAGATGATGATGGAGTTCTACAACGAGCTGCAGGGCGGCAACGGCCCGGTCTTCCTCAAGCTGAACCACCTGGCCGAGGAAACCATCGCCACCATCGAGCAGATCCTGCACACCAACGAGCGCCCAAGCCGCGGCCGCTTCCATGCCGGGCGCGGCACCGACTACCGCGCGCAGATGGTGGAGATGCACATCTCCGAGATCGGCCTGTGCAGCGGCCATTCGGCCTCGGGCGTGTGGGTGGACGAGCATGCGCGCACCACCGTGCCGGGCCTGCACGCTGCGGGCGACCTGGCCTGCGTGCCGCACAACTACATGCTGGGCGCCTTCGTCTACGGCCGCCTCGCCGGAGAAAGCGCGGCGCGGCATTGCGCCGAGACCGAGCTGCCCGCGCTCGACCAGGAACAGGTGGCGCGCGAGCATGCCCGCGTCAGCGCACCGCTGCTTCGCACCGGCGGCCTGCCGCCCGCGCAGGTCGAATACAAGCTGCGCCGCATGGTCAACGACTACCTGCAGCCGCCCAAGGTGACGCGCAAGATGGAGATCGGCCTCGCGCGCTTCGAGCAGATCCATGAAGACCTGGAGCAGCTCGGCGCCCCCGGCCCGCACGAACTGATGCGCGCGATGGAGGTGCACGCCATCCGCGACTGCGCCGAGATGGCCGCGCGCGCCTCGCTGTACCGCACCGAAAGCCGCTGGGGCCTCTACCACCACCGCGTGGACTTTCCCGAGCGCAACGACCGCGACTGGTTCTGCCACACGCAATTGCAAAAGCAAGGCGACGCGATGGTGAGCTTCAAGCGTCCCGTCGATCCCTACATCGTGCCGCTGGAAACCCACGAGATGTCGGCCTACCAGCGCCTGCGCGTGCCCGCTGCCGCGCGCGAGCCGGTCGCGGCCTGA
- a CDS encoding ferredoxin family protein, with translation MPLAFNPTSVPVRVDEDKCIAHKGCTVCVDVCPLDVLAIDLSKGKAYMKFDECWYCMPCEKDCPTGAVTVDIPYLLR, from the coding sequence ATGCCTCTCGCCTTCAATCCCACCAGCGTGCCCGTGCGCGTGGACGAGGACAAGTGCATCGCCCACAAGGGCTGCACCGTCTGCGTGGATGTCTGCCCGCTCGACGTGCTCGCGATCGATCTCAGCAAGGGCAAGGCCTACATGAAGTTCGACGAATGCTGGTACTGCATGCCCTGCGAAAAGGACTGCCCCACGGGCGCGGTCACCGTCGACATCCCCTACCTGCTGCGCTGA
- a CDS encoding ABC transporter substrate-binding protein yields the protein MKTQRTLALWGAALGLLLALPAARAETVRIAIGTQDTTINCATGGLLIRELKLLEKYLPRTGKYKDAQYQIEWKNFTSGAPLTNEMVAGKLDLGSMADFPGSFNGAAFQKAGRKSIFITVLSGSTTGSGNGIVVPKDSKVQSLAELKGKTISVPFASTSHGMLLRAIQAQGWDPLKDVNITTQAPEVAGPALQAGKVEAHADFVPFAELFPYRGFARKIYDGSQASAPTFHGSLVDEDYAKKYPEVVTAYLRAALEADRLVAAEPEKYSELIAKVTGVEAEVNYLFHGPLGLQTRDLSWKPEYRQAVKTSLETLRLLKRTDNDIDANAFVQDGYIRAAFKEAGQDYDRQLKNYARAPLVAKDASTGKPIADVSRVAQIWVAGEPLVRHYASPENAFGDLQKLEKAGKKARVVYAQDRHSGNKLLAADAWFVLGARGEVDAFLLKEQAEGWAAKHGGKVADFAGVRTALAG from the coding sequence ATGAAGACCCAGAGAACACTCGCCCTGTGGGGCGCGGCCCTCGGCCTGCTGCTGGCACTGCCGGCCGCCCGGGCCGAGACCGTCCGCATCGCCATCGGCACGCAGGACACCACCATCAACTGCGCCACCGGCGGCCTGCTGATCCGCGAGCTGAAGTTGCTCGAAAAATACCTGCCGCGCACCGGCAAGTACAAGGACGCGCAGTACCAGATCGAGTGGAAGAACTTCACCTCCGGCGCGCCGCTGACCAACGAGATGGTCGCGGGCAAGCTCGACCTCGGCTCGATGGCCGACTTTCCGGGCAGCTTCAACGGCGCGGCGTTCCAGAAGGCGGGGCGCAAGAGCATCTTCATCACCGTGCTCTCCGGCAGCACCACGGGCAGCGGCAACGGCATCGTCGTGCCGAAGGATTCGAAGGTGCAGTCGCTGGCCGAGCTCAAGGGCAAGACCATCTCCGTGCCCTTCGCGTCGACCTCGCACGGCATGCTGCTGCGCGCCATCCAGGCGCAAGGATGGGACCCGCTGAAGGACGTGAACATCACCACGCAGGCGCCCGAGGTGGCGGGCCCCGCGCTGCAGGCCGGCAAGGTCGAGGCGCATGCGGACTTCGTGCCCTTCGCCGAGCTCTTTCCGTACCGCGGCTTCGCGCGCAAGATCTACGACGGTTCGCAGGCGAGCGCACCCACCTTCCATGGCAGCCTGGTCGACGAGGACTACGCGAAGAAGTACCCCGAGGTCGTCACCGCCTACCTGCGCGCCGCGCTGGAGGCCGACCGGCTCGTGGCCGCGGAACCCGAGAAGTACAGCGAGCTGATCGCCAAGGTCACTGGCGTCGAGGCCGAGGTCAACTACCTGTTCCACGGCCCGCTCGGCCTGCAGACGCGCGACCTGAGCTGGAAGCCCGAGTACCGCCAGGCGGTGAAGACATCGCTGGAGACCCTGCGCCTGCTCAAGCGCACCGACAACGACATCGACGCCAACGCCTTCGTGCAGGACGGCTACATCCGCGCCGCTTTTAAGGAGGCCGGCCAGGACTACGACAGGCAGCTGAAGAACTATGCCCGAGCCCCGCTGGTGGCCAAGGACGCCTCGACCGGCAAGCCGATCGCCGACGTGAGCCGCGTGGCCCAGATCTGGGTGGCGGGCGAGCCGCTGGTGCGGCACTACGCCTCGCCCGAGAACGCCTTCGGCGACCTGCAGAAGCTGGAGAAGGCCGGCAAGAAGGCGCGCGTGGTCTATGCGCAGGACCGCCACAGCGGCAACAAGCTGCTCGCGGCCGATGCGTGGTTCGTGCTCGGCGCCAGGGGCGAGGTCGACGCCTTCCTGCTCAAGGAGCAGGCCGAGGGCTGGGCCGCGAAACATGGCGGCAAGGTGGCGGACTTCGCCGGCGTGCGCACAGCGCTGGCCGGCTGA
- a CDS encoding ABC transporter permease, producing the protein MSGFFNANLPRATWRIAALLACVLAWHLATRQRMNLGFITFQNVPPPREVLESAWALVRSPLVLPHLSASLRRVFIGFGLAAMAGVALGLAIGRARWAEDTLLPPLEVLRPIPAVAWIPLAILMFPSSEASMVFITFVGALFPVLLNTVHGVEAVDARLVASARSLGAGRLAVFREVVLPGALPSIVTGLAIGMGTAWFCLVTAEMISGQFGIGYYTWMSYTIQNYADIVVGMLFIGVLGMGSSALVRWIGQALMPWRSMQEKRP; encoded by the coding sequence ATGTCCGGCTTCTTCAACGCCAACCTGCCGCGCGCCACCTGGCGCATCGCCGCGCTGCTCGCCTGCGTGCTCGCGTGGCACCTGGCCACACGCCAGCGCATGAACCTGGGCTTCATCACCTTCCAGAACGTGCCGCCGCCGCGCGAGGTGTTGGAGTCGGCATGGGCGCTGGTGCGATCGCCGCTGGTGCTGCCGCACCTGTCGGCGAGCCTGCGCCGCGTGTTCATCGGATTCGGCCTCGCCGCCATGGCGGGCGTCGCGCTGGGCCTCGCGATCGGCCGCGCGCGCTGGGCCGAAGACACGCTGCTGCCGCCGCTCGAAGTTCTGCGGCCGATTCCCGCCGTGGCCTGGATCCCATTGGCCATCCTGATGTTTCCGTCCTCGGAGGCGTCGATGGTCTTCATCACCTTCGTCGGCGCGCTTTTTCCGGTGCTGCTCAACACCGTGCACGGCGTGGAGGCGGTGGATGCGCGCCTGGTCGCCTCGGCGCGCAGCCTGGGCGCCGGCCGGCTCGCGGTGTTCCGCGAGGTGGTCTTGCCGGGCGCGCTGCCGAGCATCGTCACGGGCCTGGCCATCGGCATGGGCACGGCATGGTTCTGCCTGGTCACGGCCGAGATGATCTCCGGCCAGTTCGGCATCGGCTACTACACGTGGATGTCGTACACGATCCAGAACTACGCCGACATCGTGGTCGGCATGCTCTTCATCGGCGTGCTCGGCATGGGCAGCAGCGCGCTGGTGCGATGGATCGGCCAGGCGCTGATGCCCTGGCGCTCCATGCAGGAGAAAAGACCGTGA
- a CDS encoding ABC transporter ATP-binding protein, protein MRADVQTGRIAIDELRVRLGQGAQAFDAVQDITLHIEPGEFVCLLGPSGCGKSTLLGALAGHLTPAGGAIHLDGEPVRGPHPDRGLVFQHHTLFPWKKVLDNVAFGLKMQGVGRRERHARAHEMLRLVGLDEFAGFYPSQLSGGMQQRAEIARVLINHPRVVLMDEPFGALDAQTRLMMQRQLLDAWARVRTTIVFITHDIDEALFLGDRVLVMGPRPGRIVAEFALDFARPRDPSLVTSSEFAALKRRCLQLLHPHAGAGAPLERLTPLGAPAAAQLRFAI, encoded by the coding sequence GTGAGGGCCGATGTGCAAACCGGCCGCATCGCCATCGACGAGCTGCGCGTGCGCCTCGGCCAGGGCGCGCAGGCTTTCGACGCCGTGCAGGACATCACGTTGCACATCGAACCCGGCGAGTTCGTCTGCCTGCTCGGCCCCTCGGGCTGCGGCAAGTCGACGCTGCTCGGTGCGCTGGCCGGCCACCTGACGCCTGCGGGCGGTGCCATCCACCTGGACGGCGAACCGGTGCGCGGGCCGCACCCGGACCGCGGCCTCGTCTTCCAGCACCACACGCTGTTCCCATGGAAGAAGGTGCTCGACAACGTCGCCTTCGGCCTGAAGATGCAGGGCGTCGGCCGCCGCGAGCGCCATGCACGGGCGCACGAGATGCTGCGGCTCGTCGGACTGGACGAGTTCGCTGGCTTCTACCCCTCGCAGCTCTCGGGCGGCATGCAGCAGCGCGCGGAGATCGCGCGGGTGCTCATCAACCACCCGCGCGTCGTGCTGATGGACGAGCCCTTCGGCGCGCTCGATGCCCAGACGCGGCTCATGATGCAGCGCCAGCTGCTCGACGCCTGGGCGCGCGTGCGCACCACCATCGTCTTCATCACGCACGACATCGACGAGGCCCTGTTTCTCGGCGACCGCGTGCTCGTGATGGGGCCGCGGCCGGGCCGCATCGTCGCCGAGTTCGCGCTCGATTTCGCCCGGCCTCGCGATCCCTCGCTGGTCACCTCCTCCGAATTCGCCGCGCTCAAGCGGCGCTGCCTGCAGCTGCTGCATCCGCACGCGGGCGCCGGCGCGCCGCTGGAACGCCTCACGCCGCTCGGGGCCCCCGCCGCCGCGCAGCTGCGCTTCGCCATCTGA
- a CDS encoding HEAT repeat domain-containing protein — MNPALLDDPELQVIAARLDSPDIEVRRIAVLALGDLADEAHTPLLVAALRDDAPTVRAAAAQALETMENQAAVEGLAQALDDPDAQVREAAAHSLAELKDPASAAWLLPHACAGAARVRAAALRALRELRVPASAGPALAVLQEPRSAQGTADAVALRREAIGVLGYLKHAPALPALADLAISDPVDEVRRAAVGALAFAAADVGARVALEAALRDASWQVREEAATALGKLQQRAASAALLAALDDPYWQVRLRAARSLGRLRSPGSIAPLLATLGHGISNLRKEAALALGEIGDCAALPALELAAADPDPEVRKSARLAIAQIGAAAHGA, encoded by the coding sequence ATGAACCCCGCCCTCCTCGACGATCCCGAACTGCAAGTCATCGCCGCACGGCTGGACTCGCCCGACATCGAAGTGCGCCGCATCGCCGTGCTGGCCCTCGGCGATCTCGCCGACGAGGCGCACACGCCGCTGCTGGTCGCCGCCCTGCGCGACGATGCGCCGACAGTGCGCGCCGCCGCCGCGCAGGCGCTCGAAACCATGGAGAACCAGGCCGCCGTCGAAGGGTTGGCGCAAGCGCTCGACGACCCCGACGCGCAGGTGCGCGAAGCCGCGGCCCACAGCCTCGCCGAACTGAAAGACCCCGCGTCCGCCGCCTGGCTTCTGCCGCATGCGTGCGCCGGAGCCGCGCGGGTGCGCGCCGCCGCGCTGCGAGCGCTGCGCGAACTGCGCGTGCCCGCCAGCGCCGGCCCCGCTCTGGCGGTGCTGCAGGAGCCCCGGTCCGCGCAGGGCACCGCCGATGCCGTCGCGCTGCGCCGGGAGGCCATCGGCGTGCTCGGCTACCTGAAGCACGCGCCTGCGCTGCCCGCGCTGGCCGACCTCGCCATCTCCGACCCCGTGGATGAAGTGCGCCGTGCGGCCGTGGGCGCACTGGCATTCGCCGCCGCCGATGTCGGCGCCCGCGTCGCACTCGAGGCAGCGCTGCGCGATGCGAGCTGGCAAGTGCGGGAAGAAGCCGCCACCGCGCTCGGCAAGCTGCAGCAGCGCGCCGCATCGGCCGCGCTGCTGGCGGCGCTGGATGACCCCTATTGGCAGGTGCGCCTGCGCGCGGCACGCAGCCTCGGCCGGCTGCGCAGCCCCGGGAGCATCGCGCCGCTGCTCGCGACGCTGGGCCACGGCATCAGCAACCTGCGCAAGGAGGCCGCATTGGCGCTGGGTGAGATCGGCGATTGCGCCGCGCTGCCCGCGCTGGAACTCGCCGCCGCCGATCCCGACCCGGAAGTGCGCAAGTCGGCCCGGCTGGCCATCGCGCAGATCGGTGCAGCGGCCCATGGCGCCTGA